The Sesamum indicum cultivar Zhongzhi No. 13 linkage group LG1, S_indicum_v1.0, whole genome shotgun sequence genome includes a window with the following:
- the LOC105171459 gene encoding AT-hook motif nuclear-localized protein 22 has product MDQLAHGRPLPPPFHARDLQLHHQFQHHHHLHQNPEDEQSGNTNPNRTLKRDRQDDYGLPTTTSAATDTTPTSQGRELVHTGQLDQTEVTRRPRGRPAGSKNKPKPPIIITRDSANALRSHVMEVANGCDIQESISTFATRRQRGVCILSGNGTVTNVTLRQPAAPGAVVTLHGRFEILSLSGSFLPPPAPPAASALTIYLAGGQGQVMGGTVVGPLLASGPVVIMAASFGNAAYERLPLEEEETAVGGVSSGGQMGSPGMVGQQGQQLMNDPNTNMFQGTMPPQNMLNSCGQLPAEAYWGTGRPPF; this is encoded by the coding sequence ATGGATCAGCTAGCTCATGGCCGCCCTCTCCCACCGCCCTTCCACGCCAGAGATCTTCAGCTCCACCACCAGTTCcagcaccaccaccacctccatcAAAACCCGGAAGATGAGCAAAGTGGGAACACTAATCCAAATCGCACCCTAAAGCGAGATCGCCAAGACGATTACGGCCTTCCCACCACTACTTCAGCCGCCACAGACACCACTCCCACTTCCCAAGGCAGAGAGCTTGTCCACACTGGGCAGCTTGATCAAACCGAGGTCACACGCAGACCTCGTGGCCGCCCCGCCGGGTCTAAAAACAAGCCCAAGCCCCCCATCATAATCACTCGAGACAGCGCAAATGCCCTCAGATCCCACGTGATGGAAGTTGCTAATGGCTGCGACATTCAAGAGAGTATATCAACCTTCGCCACACGGCGGCAGCGAGGCGTTTGCATCCTGAGTGGCAACGGAACCGTAACGAATGTAACCCTCCGGCAGCCAGCCGCGCCGGGGGCTGTCGTGACTTTACACGGGAGATTCGAAATTCTGTCTCTTTCGGGATCATTTCTTCCCCCGCCAGCTCCGCCAGCGGCATCGGCTCTAACCATATACTTGGCAGGCGGGCAAGGGCAGGTGATGGGAGGGACTGTGGTGGGGCCGCTGCTGGCTTCCGGACCAGTTGTAATCATGGCCGCGTCCTTTGGTAATGCTGCATACGAGCGACTGCCgctagaagaagaagagacgGCGGTGGGAGGGGTGTCGAGCGGCGGGCAGATGGGATCGCCGGGGATGGTGGGGCAACAAGGTCAGCAACTGATGAATGATCCCAACACAAATATGTTTCAAGGGACGATGCCTCCTCAAAACATGCTGAATTCGTGCGGACAGTTACCAGCTGAGGCATACTGGGGGACAGGCCGCCCACCTTTctga